The Natranaeroarchaeum aerophilus region AAAATCGCGCGTACCGGGACTACCACGAGGGCGCAGTGCGGCTGTTCGACGGCGAGCAGTTCGAGGTCACGGGGGTCCACGACGACCGCCCCCAGCCCAGCATCGAACTCAAACCGGTCGACCGGGAGTACTACACCCGAACGCTCACCGACGTGAACGTCGTCGATGCCGAATCCGAACAATCCCGCGAGGTCAACGGGTTTCGGCTTCACTTCGGCACCGGGACCGTCCTCGTGCATCACCACTCTTACGACCAGGTGTATATCGAGTCCAACGAGCCAAAAGAGCGGATGCTCCCGACCAACCGCCCACCAATCTCTATGGAGACACAGCTGTGCTGGGTCGAAGTCCCCGAGAACGTCGAACAGGGTCTGCTTGCGAAGTACCGCGAGTCCGGCACGGAGACAGGAGTCGATCTCGAGCGTGCGGATGCACCCCAGATCGGCTACGTCGCCGGGCTGCATGCCGCCGAGCACGCGATGATCAAGGCCGCGCCGCTCGAACTCCTGGTCGATCAGAACGACCTCGGGGGGCTCTCGACGCTCGTGCTCGACAGCCACTACGCGAGTCCCGAACACGACGAACTTGGAGCGACCGCGTCCCAGTCCATGGATGCGGTCGAAGCGGTCATCGCCAACCGGGCCGCTGAGTCGGATGGAACCGCCTCCGGCTGGTTCCTCTACGACGGCGTCGAGGGAGGGATCGGCTTCGCACGGGCAATCTACGAAGAATTCGAGACGCTGTCTGCCCACGCCCGGGATCGGCTCGAAGACTGCGAGTGTGGCCGCCCCGACGGCTGTCCAGCCTGCACGTACTCGGAGAACTGTGGGAACGACAACGCGCCGTTGCTACGCGACTCGGCCATCGACGTCTTCGAGCACTTGCTGGGCGAGCGGTCGCCTGAGGACCTCGACGAGGGCGACGAGTCGGAGCGACGGCCCGCGCTGTTTTACGCGTGAGTCACTGTTCAAGGATTTCGACGAGGTTCCCCTCCGGGTCGCGCAGGAAACAGATCCGGGTCCCGCTTTCGGTCGTCTGGGGCGGGCTGATCGTCTCGACGTCCTCGGGAAGCCTCTCGTAGAACAGATCGATGTCGTCGACTTCGAGTCCAAGATGGGTCGCGCCGGGACGGTTGAGCGTGACATCCTCTATTATCTCCTCTTCAGGCTCGTACTCCACGAGTTCCACACGGATGCCGTCGGCGTCAAGATGGGCGAAGTTACCGGTTGCCCCCTCGACACCGACGCCGGTTGAAAACGCTTCGCCGGTAACAGTAAACTGAGAGAGGATATCCAGTCCAAGGACGTCCCGGTAGAACGGCAGGACGTCGTCGAGTGATGAGACGGTGATGCCGACGTGATGTGCGGTCGCAGTCATATGCGAACGAGCGCGTGCCTGTCGCAAAAGCCCATCGGAGAAGCGAGTGAGATTGTCTATGCGATCCGAGCTACACTTCTGCAGCCCAGAGCCGATAGTCCTCCCCGCGATCGTAGACCTGGCGGAAGACGTCCTCGACGAACTGTGCGATCCGCTCGTCGTCGGTACGGGCAAGCACGCGCGCATTCGTTCCTTCAGCCTCCTCGGGGCGGACGAGCTCGTCGACGCTGAACGAACGGTACTCGTCAAGCAGGGACTTGAGCCGGTCGAGTTCGGCGTCAGTGCAATCGAGGTTCAGGGTGTCCTCGGAAAGCTGGATCCACGGTGGGACGGCGTCCTCACCCGCACTCTCAGGGAGTTCCGCTTCGAGTGTGAGGAACGGACTCGTCCGCTCGCGGTGTGCGACAATAGCGTCCTCAACGAGTGCTCGGCGTTCTTCGGCGGTCTCGGCGTCGAATCGGGTCATGATCGTAGGTTTTCGCCCGGCGCTCAAAGTCGGACCGGTTTCTTCAAAGCTTTAACTCGGGAGGCTAACCTCCCAGTATGGCCAGTCCAAACGTACTGCTACTCGGAGCCCCCGGAGCAGGTAAAGGTACACAGAGCACACGAATCCACGAGGAGTTCGATGTCGAGCACGTCACAACCGGTGATGCGTTGCGCGCGAACAAGGGGATGGACATCAGCCATCTCGATACGGAGTACGAGACGCCGGGCGAGTACATGGATCAGGGTGAACTCGTCCCCGACGAGGTCGTCAACGAGATCGTCAAGACAGCACTTCAGGAAGCGGACGGCTACGTCCTCGACGGCTATCCGCGCAATCTCGATCAGGCCGAGTACCTCGACGAGATTACCGATCTTGACGCCGTTTTGCTGCTCGATGTCGGCACTGAGGAGCTGCTCCGGCGGCTCACCGGTCGCCGTGTTGACCCCGAAACTGGTGACGTCTACCATACCGAATTCGACATGCCCGACGACGAGGAGGTCCGCGAGCGACTCGTCCAGCGCGAGGACGACACCGAGGAGACCGCTCGCGAGCGCCTGAGCGTCTTCGAGGAGAACACCCAGCCGGTAGTCGATCACTTCGAGACGGAGGGGACGCTGGTCCGGATCGACGGCGAACAGTCTCCCGACGAGGTCTGGGCGGACGTCGAAGCGGCCATCAAGGACGCAGTATAGCCGGCTCTGTTTCGCGTCGAACGCAAGGCCCACTGCCCAACTGGATCACAACTGTTGAATACCCCGCCCCGCCTAGTTGCGAGCAAATGGTTCGGACAGCGGAGAAAGTAGAGTCTCTCGTCGAGGAAGACGAGAGTTTCGCGGACGCCATCGCGGCGATCAAAGGCGTCGCCGACGAGAACGGCGGCCACGTCGAGTGGACCGACGTCGAGGACGATGTCACCAGCGGCCAGTGGGGTCGTCTCATCGAGAAGGGAGTTCTCCGGAGCAGTGACGATGGGTTCGAGTTCTCCGATCCCGACGGCGTCGAGGACGTCATCGACGAAGACGGCGATGTCTCGTTCCCCGACGCGGATACTCCGGAAATCGAAGAGGAGAGTTCCTGGACACAGTGGGACAAGATAGCCGGCCTCGCGACGATTGCGATGATGGTCGGCTACTACTTCGACCCAGTGCGAGACATTATCGGTGGAACGATCAACCTCTTTCTGGGTCCGATCGACGCCGTCTTGCCGTTCTATGCAGTGATCCTGATTGCTGCGATGCTGACCGGGATGTACTCGACGCTGCTGCA contains the following coding sequences:
- a CDS encoding VOC family protein, coding for MTATAHHVGITVSSLDDVLPFYRDVLGLDILSQFTVTGEAFSTGVGVEGATGNFAHLDADGIRVELVEYEPEEEIIEDVTLNRPGATHLGLEVDDIDLFYERLPEDVETISPPQTTESGTRICFLRDPEGNLVEILEQ
- a CDS encoding adenylate kinase yields the protein MASPNVLLLGAPGAGKGTQSTRIHEEFDVEHVTTGDALRANKGMDISHLDTEYETPGEYMDQGELVPDEVVNEIVKTALQEADGYVLDGYPRNLDQAEYLDEITDLDAVLLLDVGTEELLRRLTGRRVDPETGDVYHTEFDMPDDEEVRERLVQREDDTEETARERLSVFEENTQPVVDHFETEGTLVRIDGEQSPDEVWADVEAAIKDAV
- a CDS encoding DUF106 domain-containing protein, with the protein product MVRTAEKVESLVEEDESFADAIAAIKGVADENGGHVEWTDVEDDVTSGQWGRLIEKGVLRSSDDGFEFSDPDGVEDVIDEDGDVSFPDADTPEIEEESSWTQWDKIAGLATIAMMVGYYFDPVRDIIGGTINLFLGPIDAVLPFYAVILIAAMLTGMYSTLLQANLMDMEKMSKYQEQMKALQDRREEAKERGDDEALERIQEEQMEAMGDQIGMFKEQFRPMVWIMVLTIPIFLWIYWAVNAGQLTAAEQTMIMPFAGEVTLASGIVGPMQSWIVWYFLCSLGFTQLIRKALNINTTPS